From the Candidatus Omnitrophota bacterium genome, one window contains:
- a CDS encoding methyl-accepting chemotaxis protein: MLRWKDIKLGRKFAVGFGLVLILLMVVAGWSILGIGGIVKNAGQVIEGNKLKSQIVERIVDHLKWAEQVANFIQNENSAELKVQTDPRLCAFGKWYHGEERTRAEELIPALKPILASIEKPHKDLHESAIEIQQKFVRVDKQLGNFLRDKKIDHLNWMHNVKNSMLDETATTVSVELDPTKCGLGKWMISPEVGIYKQNDPEFAALLKGVEEPHQKLHESARAISSFLAEGRRKEAFDFYVANTQPAAQQTLGEIDKILVWYQGKMASMEEASRIFTGKTTPALAEVQRILNQVRDSVTENIMTDEQMLAAADKTRKAVIVISVIAIVAGILLSIVIAKGIIVPLKKGVSFSQIVADGDFSRKLEVDQEDEIGQLAHALNHMSANLSEVMIGIQQAAEQVAASSEELSAGSQSLAQGAAAQSNKLTDTAVTIDSLVQSIQHSATSALETDGVSSRAAIEADQGGQAVTETVTAMKQIADKISIINDIADQTNLLALNAAIEAARAGEMGKGFAVVAVEVRKLAERSQIAAKEIIDLAQNSVGKAEEAGRLILTVVPGIKNASTLVQQITLQCREQSESAGQIKEIVKQLEQVTQENSSVSEETATASEELSAQAVSLQQMISRFKTTDSRMETRQALPPAARF, encoded by the coding sequence ATGTTACGATGGAAAGACATTAAACTGGGACGTAAGTTTGCGGTGGGATTTGGTTTGGTTTTGATCTTATTGATGGTCGTTGCGGGGTGGTCGATTTTGGGCATTGGAGGAATCGTCAAGAATGCGGGGCAAGTGATCGAAGGCAATAAATTGAAAAGCCAGATCGTGGAACGGATCGTAGATCACCTGAAGTGGGCCGAACAAGTAGCCAATTTTATCCAAAACGAAAACTCGGCCGAACTCAAAGTACAAACCGATCCTCGTCTCTGCGCCTTCGGCAAATGGTATCACGGCGAGGAAAGAACAAGGGCGGAAGAACTAATCCCGGCATTGAAGCCTATCTTGGCCTCAATTGAAAAGCCGCATAAGGATCTTCATGAATCGGCTATCGAGATTCAACAAAAATTCGTTCGAGTGGATAAGCAGTTGGGCAATTTTCTGCGCGACAAGAAAATCGACCACCTGAATTGGATGCACAATGTCAAAAACTCCATGTTGGACGAAACGGCGACGACAGTCTCCGTGGAATTAGATCCAACGAAATGCGGATTGGGGAAGTGGATGATCTCTCCCGAAGTCGGTATTTATAAGCAAAACGATCCCGAATTCGCCGCCCTATTAAAGGGCGTCGAAGAACCGCATCAAAAGTTGCATGAGAGCGCCCGCGCCATCTCAAGCTTCCTCGCTGAAGGAAGACGGAAGGAAGCTTTCGACTTTTACGTCGCCAATACGCAGCCTGCCGCTCAGCAAACACTGGGCGAGATCGATAAAATTTTAGTTTGGTATCAAGGAAAGATGGCCTCGATGGAAGAAGCGAGCCGCATCTTCACGGGAAAGACAACCCCGGCGCTGGCCGAAGTGCAACGGATATTGAATCAAGTGCGCGACTCCGTCACGGAAAACATTATGACGGACGAGCAAATGCTCGCCGCCGCCGACAAAACTCGCAAAGCCGTTATCGTCATCAGCGTTATTGCCATTGTTGCTGGAATTCTGCTTTCCATAGTCATCGCCAAGGGCATTATCGTTCCCTTGAAAAAAGGCGTATCCTTCTCCCAAATCGTCGCAGATGGCGATTTCAGCCGGAAACTTGAGGTGGATCAAGAAGACGAGATCGGCCAGCTGGCTCATGCGCTCAATCATATGTCCGCCAATCTCAGCGAAGTGATGATTGGCATCCAACAGGCGGCGGAGCAAGTGGCCGCCAGTTCGGAGGAATTATCCGCCGGATCCCAAAGCCTGGCCCAAGGCGCCGCCGCGCAGTCGAACAAACTGACGGATACGGCGGTCACAATCGATTCCCTAGTGCAATCCATCCAACATAGCGCCACAAGCGCCTTGGAAACTGACGGCGTATCTTCCCGCGCCGCTATTGAAGCCGATCAAGGCGGTCAAGCCGTCACGGAAACGGTAACGGCCATGAAACAGATCGCCGACAAGATTTCTATCATCAATGATATCGCCGATCAAACGAACCTGTTGGCCTTGAACGCCGCCATCGAAGCGGCGCGGGCGGGCGAAATGGGCAAGGGATTCGCCGTCGTCGCCGTGGAAGTGCGGAAATTGGCGGAACGCAGTCAAATCGCCGCCAAGGAGATCATCGATTTGGCGCAAAACAGCGTCGGCAAAGCGGAAGAAGCAGGACGATTGATTCTCACCGTCGTCCCTGGAATCAAAAACGCTTCTACGCTGGTGCAGCAAATCACCCTGCAATGCAGAGAGCAATCGGAATCCGCCGGTCAAATCAAGGAGATCGTTAAACAGCTCGAACAGGTTACGCAGGAGAATTCGTCCGTCAGCGAAGAAACGGCGACGGCCAGCGAAGAATTATCCGCTCAGGCGGTATCTCTGCAACAAATGATTTCCCGATTCAAAACGACGGATAGCAGGATGGAAACGCGGCAAGCCTTGCCTCCGGCGGCTCGTTTTTAG
- a CDS encoding Smr/MutS family protein — protein sequence MAKLKLDLHDIFNKGKKIDVELERVIQEAVQKRIPIIEIIPGKGSGQLKKRVLRFLQQPHIKKLYHRIDKDSDNFGRLFIRFKHERPM from the coding sequence ATGGCCAAACTGAAACTTGATTTGCACGATATATTCAACAAGGGAAAAAAGATTGACGTTGAATTGGAACGAGTCATTCAAGAGGCGGTGCAAAAGCGCATTCCCATTATAGAAATTATTCCCGGCAAGGGCAGCGGACAATTGAAAAAGCGCGTCCTGCGTTTTCTGCAGCAGCCCCATATCAAAAAACTCTACCATCGCATCGATAAGGACAGCGATAATTTCGGACGCCTATTTATCCGTTTCAAGCATGAAAGGCCAATGTGA
- a CDS encoding aldo/keto reductase → MKYRPLGKSEIEASAVGLGTWVTGGGSVWGGDVDEAESIRAIHASLDAGVNLIDTAPAYGFGRSEEIVGKALKGRRDQAVIATKCGLWWQDRRGSFFCVFDGRDIYRSLRPDTIREEIEQSLKRLDVETIDLYQVHWPAIVPDKTPIGETIDCLLELKQQGKIRAIGASNISLEELKEYEERGPIDSNQPRYSMLYRQIEKDILPYCIERNISTLAYMPLEQGLLTGKVGMDRRFGEGEWRSNLDWNPWFKMENRPRILQMLDSWHDLTAKYGCTLAQLTIAWTYSQPGVTHALCGARTAAQAIDNAKAGEIELDPEDISRIRKDVLALGDPA, encoded by the coding sequence ATGAAATATCGTCCATTAGGAAAATCGGAAATTGAAGCGTCGGCAGTCGGCTTGGGAACATGGGTTACCGGGGGCGGCTCCGTCTGGGGCGGGGATGTTGACGAAGCGGAATCGATCCGCGCCATACATGCTTCCCTCGACGCGGGAGTGAACCTTATCGATACGGCGCCCGCTTATGGCTTCGGACGCAGCGAGGAGATCGTGGGCAAAGCGTTGAAAGGCAGGCGGGATCAAGCCGTCATCGCCACCAAGTGCGGACTCTGGTGGCAGGATCGACGCGGCTCGTTCTTCTGCGTCTTCGACGGACGCGATATTTATCGCTCCCTGCGCCCGGATACGATTCGGGAAGAGATCGAACAGAGCCTGAAACGGCTGGATGTGGAAACCATCGATCTCTATCAAGTCCATTGGCCCGCTATCGTTCCCGACAAAACGCCGATAGGGGAAACCATCGATTGCTTGTTGGAACTGAAGCAGCAGGGAAAAATCCGAGCCATCGGCGCATCCAACATCAGTTTGGAAGAATTGAAGGAATACGAGGAGCGCGGCCCAATCGATTCCAATCAACCTCGCTACAGTATGCTTTATCGGCAGATTGAGAAAGATATCCTTCCCTATTGCATTGAAAGGAACATATCTACGCTCGCCTACATGCCGTTGGAACAAGGATTGTTGACGGGCAAAGTGGGCATGGACCGCCGGTTCGGCGAAGGAGAATGGCGCAGCAATCTGGATTGGAATCCGTGGTTCAAGATGGAAAACCGCCCACGCATTCTCCAGATGTTGGATTCGTGGCATGACCTAACGGCGAAATACGGTTGTACGCTGGCGCAACTGACCATCGCTTGGACCTACAGCCAACCCGGCGTCACTCACGCCCTATGCGGAGCGCGCACAGCGGCGCAGGCCATCGACAACGCCAAGGCGGGCGAGATCGAACTCGATCCCGAAGACATTTCCCGCATCCGGAAAGATGTTCTGGCGCTGGGCGATCCCGCTTAA
- a CDS encoding tetratricopeptide repeat protein, translating into MSYAVMLQRQEAGKQRFKEGHYSESERCFQTAIKEAEKFQAPNEYLARQIKNLGVFYFALGELENAEHLFKQSLAMERELHGLTSLEVCKSLNHLGLLYQIHEKYPQAEETYEQALKIVEQASFQRYPEVDSKLHYLSLHLLAMVYCAQNKQDAAIEMCNKAAGKITRNAGWGGKEISMDIHDVAVNYCNRDRLPEAKKACEWLLQSFSEQLQTEFLGAVSKDHHRKRREMEFETNRMKSVLELASAYEDVWRPSVICRDEAVPSNRLAPSAPPKAAAPDNRLSNYAEESWRP; encoded by the coding sequence ATGAGTTACGCTGTGATGCTTCAACGCCAGGAAGCTGGCAAACAACGTTTCAAGGAAGGCCATTATTCGGAATCGGAACGCTGCTTCCAAACCGCCATCAAGGAAGCGGAAAAATTTCAGGCGCCCAACGAGTATCTAGCTCGGCAGATTAAAAACCTGGGAGTTTTTTATTTCGCCTTGGGCGAGTTGGAAAATGCGGAGCATTTGTTCAAGCAATCCCTGGCCATGGAAAGAGAATTGCATGGTTTGACGAGTCTGGAAGTCTGTAAAAGTCTGAATCACTTGGGCCTGTTATATCAAATCCACGAAAAATATCCCCAAGCGGAGGAAACTTACGAACAGGCGTTGAAGATTGTAGAGCAAGCCTCGTTTCAGAGGTATCCGGAAGTCGATTCGAAACTGCATTACTTGAGCCTTCATCTTCTCGCCATGGTCTATTGCGCCCAGAATAAACAAGACGCCGCCATCGAGATGTGCAACAAGGCGGCGGGAAAAATCACTCGTAACGCGGGATGGGGCGGTAAAGAGATATCGATGGACATTCACGATGTCGCCGTCAATTATTGCAACCGCGACCGGCTTCCCGAAGCGAAAAAAGCGTGCGAATGGCTGCTGCAATCTTTTTCGGAACAATTGCAAACGGAATTTCTCGGCGCCGTCTCCAAAGATCACCACCGCAAGCGGCGGGAAATGGAATTTGAAACGAACCGTATGAAATCCGTCCTTGAATTGGCGTCTGCTTACGAAGACGTTTGGCGTCCATCCGTAATCTGCCGCGATGAAGCGGTCCCTTCCAACCGGTTGGCGCCGTCCGCGCCGCCAAAGGCAGCGGCGCCGGACAATCGGCTATCCAATTACGCCGAAGAGAGTTGGCGTCCCTGA
- a CDS encoding Glu/Leu/Phe/Val dehydrogenase produces the protein MSELSAFAITQRQLSECVDILQLDPGVHAILRSPMREIHISLPVRMDDGSMRVFQGYRVQYNNAKGPTKGGIRFHADKTIDNVRAQAAWMTWKCSLLDLPLGGAGGGVMCNPKEMSKNELERLSRAYIDKLCEAIGPDKDIPAPDVYTDPQIMAWMMDEYFKITQRSQFGVITGKPLAIGGSVGRTDAAARGAMYALREAVEAYGMDPSNATAAVQGYGNAGYFAASLCSTLFGCKVIAVSDSQGGILNRDGLDAEAIRKHKAMTGSVVGFEGSQPISNEDILELDVDILIPAALENVITEKNAPNIKARILAELANGPTTPEADAILNKKGIHLIPDFLCNAGGVTVSYFEMVQNAYMYYWDKEMIHKRLDQKMTASYHAVLNASKRFNINMRKAAYVVSVLRVVEAMKIRGWI, from the coding sequence ATGTCAGAATTAAGCGCTTTCGCCATCACCCAGAGACAGCTGTCCGAATGCGTAGATATCTTGCAACTTGATCCTGGCGTTCATGCGATTCTACGGTCGCCGATGAGGGAAATTCATATCTCGCTGCCGGTTCGCATGGATGACGGCTCCATGAGAGTATTTCAAGGTTACCGCGTCCAATACAACAACGCCAAAGGTCCCACCAAAGGCGGGATTCGCTTCCATGCGGACAAAACGATCGATAACGTCCGCGCCCAAGCCGCCTGGATGACCTGGAAATGCTCGCTGCTCGATTTGCCGCTGGGCGGCGCGGGCGGCGGCGTGATGTGCAATCCGAAAGAGATGTCCAAGAACGAATTGGAACGCCTCAGCCGGGCGTATATCGATAAGTTATGCGAAGCGATCGGTCCAGATAAAGACATCCCTGCGCCTGATGTTTATACCGACCCCCAAATTATGGCCTGGATGATGGACGAATATTTCAAAATCACCCAACGCAGCCAATTTGGCGTCATCACCGGCAAGCCGCTGGCGATCGGCGGTTCGGTGGGACGCACGGATGCGGCGGCGCGCGGCGCTATGTACGCTCTTCGCGAAGCCGTGGAAGCCTACGGCATGGATCCGTCCAACGCCACGGCGGCCGTGCAGGGCTATGGCAACGCCGGATACTTCGCCGCATCCCTATGCTCCACGCTCTTCGGCTGCAAAGTGATCGCCGTCAGCGACTCCCAAGGAGGCATCCTCAACCGGGACGGACTGGATGCGGAAGCCATCCGCAAACATAAAGCCATGACCGGCTCCGTCGTCGGATTCGAAGGATCGCAACCTATCTCCAACGAAGATATTCTGGAACTCGACGTGGATATCCTCATCCCAGCGGCGCTGGAAAACGTCATCACGGAAAAGAACGCGCCCAATATTAAGGCGAGAATATTAGCGGAACTGGCCAATGGCCCCACGACGCCGGAAGCCGACGCCATACTTAACAAAAAGGGAATTCATCTGATCCCGGATTTTCTCTGCAACGCGGGGGGCGTTACCGTCTCCTATTTCGAAATGGTGCAAAACGCTTATATGTATTATTGGGATAAGGAGATGATCCATAAACGCTTGGATCAAAAGATGACCGCCTCCTATCATGCGGTGCTCAACGCTTCCAAGCGCTTCAACATCAATATGAGAAAAGCCGCCTACGTCGTTTCCGTGCTGCGCGTAGTAGAAGCAATGAAAATCCGCGGCTGGATATAG
- a CDS encoding PEP/pyruvate-binding domain-containing protein, producing MESRVIRSGVPPLDEALQGIRLGDNVVWQIDRLEDYKYFARRFAVQAISDKRKLVYLRFASHSPILEPQPGLTIIEVDPSPGFDYFSVELHKIIDEQGRECFYVFDNLSALVAEWATDELLANFFQVTCPFLFELDTVAYFALKLGKHDDNTVARIRETTQLLLNLYNVKGNLCLHALKVWNRYSMQMFLPHIITENEIIPVFQSGAAAEITAIARKNPLRAGADSIAPWESVYRKLIQYHHDGDDSLAASPEAATLKREFARMMFGNQPEFMSLADTYLSLDDLFNIRSRIIGSGRIGGKAAGMLLARCILTQNQKNVDFTEVMEDHDSFYIGSDVFFTFLVNNDLFRLRLQLTQGGQISFEEFEEVEKRFLQGTFPREIMEQFWNMLEYFGQAPIIVRSSSLLEDSFGNAFAGKYRSEFCTNQGNPELRMETFLRAVKWVYASALNPDALSYRQKRGLDERDEQMALLVQRVSGMPYKKYFFPSLAGVAFSHNLYAWTNRIDREKGIIRLVFGLGTRAVDRIGGDYPRMIPVSQPELRPEMGEKIVKYSQREIDLLDLEANNLVTRSAGEILKNCDYPNQYLFISTFKNGFLSDPSSIFIEEDAQEYVLTFNNLIRRTDMVKIIEEMLDILKTAYGRPIDTEFTAFVNSKGRVRINLLQCRPMSIPGTEGRAIEMPLNIPAERILFQSNRIVSGGVIPNIRYIVFIHPKEYNAIPMEMKQSIGRVVGRINALPCIQEGKNIMMGPGRWGTSNIVQGVNVHYSDINNACILVEVAKEDAGQVPEVSYGTHFFLDLVESQIIYLPVYPDDPKCRFNWDFFNNSPNVLLQLLPDASEYANLIRIIDAPQASNGLCLQAVADPQSQNAVCFLK from the coding sequence ATGGAATCCAGAGTCATTCGCAGTGGAGTACCGCCTCTCGACGAGGCTCTTCAAGGCATCCGTCTGGGCGACAACGTCGTATGGCAAATCGACCGCTTGGAGGATTACAAGTATTTTGCCCGGCGTTTCGCCGTCCAGGCGATTAGCGACAAGCGCAAGTTGGTTTATCTGCGCTTCGCTTCCCATTCCCCTATTCTTGAACCTCAGCCCGGCCTAACGATCATCGAAGTCGATCCTAGTCCGGGCTTCGATTATTTCAGCGTTGAATTGCATAAAATCATCGACGAACAAGGCAGGGAATGCTTCTACGTCTTCGACAACCTTTCCGCCCTGGTCGCCGAATGGGCGACGGACGAACTGCTGGCTAACTTTTTTCAAGTAACCTGCCCCTTCCTATTCGAATTGGATACGGTTGCCTATTTTGCTTTAAAACTGGGCAAGCACGACGATAACACGGTGGCCCGCATCCGGGAAACGACGCAATTGCTGCTCAATCTTTACAACGTCAAAGGCAACCTTTGCCTTCACGCGCTCAAAGTATGGAACCGCTACTCCATGCAGATGTTTCTGCCGCACATTATTACGGAAAACGAAATCATCCCCGTGTTTCAAAGCGGAGCGGCGGCGGAAATTACGGCCATCGCGCGCAAGAATCCGCTGCGGGCGGGCGCCGATTCCATCGCGCCGTGGGAATCCGTCTATCGGAAATTGATTCAATACCACCACGATGGCGATGACTCCCTGGCGGCGAGTCCCGAAGCGGCGACGTTGAAACGCGAATTCGCGCGCATGATGTTCGGCAATCAACCGGAGTTCATGTCTCTGGCGGATACCTATCTCTCCTTGGACGATCTCTTCAATATTCGCAGCCGCATTATCGGATCGGGGCGGATCGGCGGCAAAGCGGCGGGGATGCTGCTGGCGCGATGCATCCTGACGCAGAATCAAAAAAACGTCGATTTTACCGAAGTCATGGAAGATCACGATTCCTTCTACATCGGCTCCGACGTTTTTTTTACTTTTCTTGTCAATAACGATTTATTCCGCCTTCGCCTGCAATTGACGCAGGGCGGACAGATATCGTTCGAAGAATTCGAAGAAGTGGAAAAGCGGTTTCTGCAAGGAACGTTTCCCCGCGAGATCATGGAACAATTCTGGAATATGCTGGAGTATTTCGGCCAGGCGCCGATCATCGTGCGCTCCAGCAGCCTGTTGGAAGACAGCTTCGGAAACGCCTTTGCAGGCAAGTATCGCAGCGAATTCTGCACTAACCAGGGCAATCCCGAATTGCGCATGGAGACGTTTCTGCGCGCTGTGAAATGGGTTTACGCCAGCGCTTTGAATCCCGACGCGCTTTCCTACCGTCAGAAGCGGGGGCTGGACGAACGGGACGAACAGATGGCGCTATTGGTACAGCGCGTTTCCGGCATGCCCTATAAAAAATATTTCTTCCCCAGCCTCGCCGGAGTGGCTTTCTCCCACAATCTCTACGCCTGGACTAACCGCATCGATCGGGAAAAAGGCATCATCCGTCTCGTTTTTGGACTCGGAACGCGGGCCGTGGATCGCATTGGCGGCGACTATCCGCGCATGATTCCCGTCAGCCAACCCGAACTGCGGCCTGAGATGGGGGAAAAAATCGTCAAGTATTCCCAACGGGAAATCGATCTGCTCGACCTGGAAGCGAATAATCTCGTCACTCGTTCCGCAGGAGAAATATTAAAGAATTGCGATTATCCCAACCAATACCTTTTTATTTCCACGTTTAAAAACGGCTTTCTTTCCGATCCCTCCTCAATTTTTATCGAGGAAGACGCTCAGGAATACGTTTTGACGTTCAATAACCTGATTCGCCGCACAGATATGGTTAAGATCATCGAGGAGATGCTGGACATTCTGAAAACCGCCTACGGGCGCCCCATCGATACGGAATTTACGGCGTTTGTCAATTCCAAAGGGCGCGTCCGCATCAATCTCCTGCAATGCCGTCCCATGTCGATTCCTGGTACGGAGGGACGAGCCATCGAAATGCCCCTAAACATCCCTGCGGAACGGATTCTCTTCCAATCGAACCGCATCGTCAGCGGCGGAGTGATTCCCAATATCCGCTATATCGTCTTCATCCATCCCAAGGAATACAACGCTATTCCTATGGAGATGAAGCAATCGATCGGACGCGTCGTGGGCCGGATCAACGCGCTTCCCTGCATTCAAGAAGGCAAAAATATCATGATGGGGCCGGGACGTTGGGGGACTAGCAATATCGTCCAGGGCGTCAACGTCCACTATTCCGACATCAACAACGCTTGCATTCTCGTAGAAGTAGCCAAAGAAGACGCCGGACAAGTTCCCGAAGTCTCTTACGGTACGCATTTCTTTCTCGACCTGGTGGAATCGCAGATCATTTATCTGCCCGTCTACCCCGACGATCCCAAATGCCGATTCAATTGGGATTTTTTTAACAACTCGCCCAACGTCCTGCTTCAACTCTTGCCCGACGCGAGCGAGTATGCAAACCTGATCCGCATCATCGACGCTCCTCAGGCCTCGAATGGATTGTGCTTGCAAGCCGTAGCCGATCCCCAGAGCCAAAACGCCGTTTGTTTTTTGAAATAA
- a CDS encoding protein-L-isoaspartate(D-aspartate) O-methyltransferase, with product MNYETLLLNMLQRQVVARGIRNPRILEAMQRVPRHLFVPEECRDQSYDDKPLALPEDRATISQPYMVAYMTDALQCQSTDRILEIGTGSGYQAAVLSCLCREVYTIERHYTLSINAQRTAQSIGRENIFYRTGDGLQGWREKAPFDKIVVTAAARKTPLALIEQLKEDGVLLIPLGPSEMQILTSIRKKNGKGVPSELISCVFVPLISKNNDLTQVDLNEESSESSSQ from the coding sequence ATGAATTACGAAACATTATTGCTCAATATGCTCCAACGCCAGGTCGTGGCGCGTGGAATCCGCAATCCGCGCATTTTGGAAGCGATGCAGCGCGTTCCCCGGCATTTGTTCGTTCCCGAAGAATGCCGGGATCAGTCGTACGACGATAAACCTTTGGCGCTTCCGGAAGACCGGGCGACGATTTCGCAACCCTACATGGTTGCTTATATGACGGACGCGCTGCAATGCCAATCGACGGACCGGATCTTGGAGATTGGTACGGGATCGGGATATCAGGCGGCCGTACTTTCCTGTCTCTGCCGGGAAGTATATACCATCGAGAGGCATTACACGTTGAGCATCAACGCTCAACGTACGGCGCAAAGCATTGGGAGGGAGAATATTTTTTACCGCACCGGCGACGGTCTGCAAGGGTGGCGGGAAAAAGCGCCTTTCGATAAAATCGTCGTTACGGCGGCAGCGCGAAAAACTCCTTTAGCGTTAATCGAGCAACTGAAAGAGGACGGCGTATTGCTGATCCCGCTAGGCCCATCGGAAATGCAGATTCTTACCTCTATCCGCAAAAAAAACGGAAAGGGCGTTCCGAGCGAACTCATTTCCTGCGTTTTCGTCCCTTTGATATCGAAGAACAACGATTTAACCCAAGTCGATTTGAATGAGGAATCCTCCGAATCCTCCTCCCAATGA
- a CDS encoding SAM-dependent methyltransferase — MKSSSSQDLFLRSLLVNAMKNQSGSLVFSLLREEKGEISISWTAEDRESGFLTPLSEGSAPVFLTRDELPDAILRAWREDDDALYIEEGEKVLRLRRQGGSLIRETLDRKPQVLKNPLWAVGKAVYLHPNEAALLLQTIGLMAPSGEIKTSMRKKFKQVNHFLDLLSPLLEKNNDAKPYTVVDCGCGKSYLGFALYWHIVKTLKRKASFLGIDSSEKLIRDCQAKAERLEMPNMAFQCSPILKAEFPSHVDLVVSLHACDTATDEALACAVVHGARHIAAAPCCQHELAAQIEGAPMYPLAKHGLFKQRFAELLTDMARALCLEAHGYAVAAGEFIGAEETPKNLLLRASRGNPASEQRRREYAAFKQFYQISPSLDAMILEREAEKGK; from the coding sequence ATGAAATCGTCATCTTCCCAAGACCTGTTTTTGCGTTCCCTTCTCGTCAACGCTATGAAGAATCAAAGCGGCTCGCTTGTTTTTTCCCTTCTTCGCGAAGAGAAGGGCGAAATATCGATTTCATGGACGGCGGAGGATCGGGAAAGCGGTTTTTTAACGCCGCTTTCTGAAGGATCGGCGCCCGTCTTTCTCACTCGCGATGAACTGCCGGACGCCATTCTCCGCGCTTGGAGGGAAGACGATGATGCGCTTTATATCGAAGAGGGGGAGAAGGTTTTGCGCCTGCGCCGCCAAGGCGGCTCGTTGATCCGGGAAACGTTGGACCGCAAGCCGCAAGTTTTGAAAAATCCCCTATGGGCTGTGGGCAAAGCCGTCTATTTGCATCCTAACGAAGCGGCGCTGCTGCTGCAAACTATTGGTTTGATGGCGCCTTCCGGCGAAATCAAAACGTCCATGCGCAAAAAATTCAAACAGGTCAATCATTTCCTTGACCTTTTATCTCCTCTCTTGGAAAAGAATAATGATGCCAAACCGTATACGGTCGTGGACTGCGGCTGCGGAAAATCGTATCTTGGATTTGCGCTTTATTGGCATATCGTCAAGACGTTGAAAAGGAAAGCCTCTTTTTTGGGGATCGATTCTTCGGAAAAATTGATCCGCGATTGCCAGGCGAAGGCGGAGCGATTGGAAATGCCGAATATGGCTTTCCAATGCTCGCCGATCCTAAAAGCGGAGTTTCCATCTCATGTTGATCTCGTCGTCAGTCTGCACGCCTGCGATACGGCGACGGACGAGGCGTTGGCCTGCGCCGTGGTTCATGGCGCCCGGCATATCGCCGCTGCGCCTTGCTGCCAGCATGAATTGGCGGCTCAAATCGAGGGAGCGCCTATGTATCCTTTGGCGAAGCATGGCTTGTTCAAGCAGCGGTTCGCCGAATTGCTGACGGATATGGCGCGCGCGCTCTGCCTGGAAGCTCACGGTTATGCCGTCGCGGCGGGGGAATTTATCGGCGCGGAAGAGACGCCTAAAAATCTGCTATTGCGCGCCAGCCGGGGCAACCCGGCATCCGAACAGAGACGGCGGGAATACGCCGCTTTCAAGCAATTTTATCAAATATCTCCCTCGTTGGATGCGATGATTTTGGAAAGAGAGGCCGAAAAGGGAAAATGA